AAGGAATTTCCTGCCCATTGTCATTTTATGCATATAACCGAGACCAACCAGGTCTAACAAATCTGTTCTTGCTGTCTCATATGTTATATGGTAACGTTCTTGCATTTCCTCTATGGTCATGTGTTTTCCAGATTTACTCAAGATAATTATTATATCTGCTTGACGGAAATTTAATTCCTGATCATATCTTATTGTTTCCATAATTTTTTGATTTTCAGCCTTAGTCTTGTCTATGTATTTCCTGAATAGATTAAGGGCAATGCGGAGAGCTCGTAGATTAAACTTTATGAAATAGGTAACGTCATTACGATCGTATTCGGAATAAAGGTATGCGGTGGCATATTGAACAGGTGCATCTTTTATTGCTCTGGATATTGCTATATATTCAAGATAATCATAATTCTGGGATATTACATACCAGTAGAATAATGCCCTTGCGGTACGTCCGTTTCCATCTTCAAAGGCATGTATATAACCAACCATATAATGGATTACAATCGCCTTGACCAAAGGATGTAAGTAATATTCGTGAGAATCACTGTTTGCAAATTTACAAACTTCATTTAAAAGAGGCTCTACTTCATGGTAATCGGGAGGGGTATGTAATAAAGTACCATCTTCTACAGACTCTACACGGACATCATTATTTGTCCTGAAAGTCCCTTCTAACCATTTGTTCCCGGACTTAAACGTATCCTTAGTTACTATCCTGTGAATCTCTTTTATTGTTTCTAACGCTAGCGGTTTTTTCGATTCAGTATGCTCTTTAA
The nucleotide sequence above comes from Candidatus Micrarchaeota archaeon. Encoded proteins:
- a CDS encoding Fic family protein, whose amino-acid sequence is MDEVNSKYLYWNDILIRFHEPLTRKDLRLLWSYTNLARKYNTRPIKIGGLELRYVQTPQIEKALHDLDMKIGGNIVLEEEVASPDMRKKYLVNSLMEEAIASSQLEGAVTTRVVAKKMLRENRKPRNKSEQMIYNNYFTMKYIKEHTESKKPLALETIKEIHRIVTKDTFKSGNKWLEGTFRTNNDVRVESVEDGTLLHTPPDYHEVEPLLNEVCKFANSDSHEYYLHPLVKAIVIHYMVGYIHAFEDGNGRTARALFYWYVISQNYDYLEYIAISRAIKDAPVQYATAYLYSEYDRNDVTYFIKFNLRALRIALNLFRKYIDKTKAENQKIMETIRYDQELNFRQADIIIILSKSGKHMTIEEMQERYHITYETARTDLLDLVGLGYMHKMTMGRKFLFELDKEKCLSAMGQK